The segment TCATCCCCCAGGTGCTCAACGCATCCAGCGCTTCCGGCTCCTACACCCCCGCGTTCTATGGCTTCGTCGGCGCGTACGTGCTGATGCTCATCGTCTGCTGGGTCTGCTACCTCCGGAAGGCCAACCGTAACGCGATGGGACACATCTAATATGCCCAATGGCGCCAACACCCACTGCCCGTATTGTGCGCTGCAGTGCGCCATGACCCTGACCCCGGCTGCGCCCTCGGCGCAGTCGGGGTCAGACCCCGTTCCCGCGGCAAAGGCACTTCCGCCACTGGAAGTATCCGGCCGCGACTTCCCCACCAACCGGGGCGGGCTGTGCCGCAAGGGCTGGACATCGCCGTCGTTGTTGAACCACACCGGACGCGTCACGGAACCCATGCTCAAAGGGCCCGACGGCGTCCACCGGCCGGTCACGTGGGACCAGGCACTCACGCTGATCACCGGAGCCGTCAAGCAGACCCGCGAGCAATACGGGCCCGACGCCGTCGGCGTGTTCGGCGGCGGCGGACTCACCAATGAGAAGGCCTACCAGTTGGGCAAGTTCGCCCGCCTGGCCTTGGGAACCTCTCGCATCGACTACAACGGACGTTTCTGCATGTCCTCCGCTGCCGCAGCCGGTAACCGCGCGTTCGGTGTGGACCGCGGCCTCCCGTTCCGCGTGGAGGACCTTGATTCGGCAAACGTTATTTTCCTTCTCGGCTCCAATGTTGCCGAGACCATGCCGCCGTTCGTCCAGCACCTGCAGGGCGCGCGCGATTCCGGCGGGTTGATCGTGGCCGATCCCCGCCGTTCCGCGACGGCCGCATTCACGGGCGACGGCGGCGGCATCCACTTGCAGCCGACCCCGGGAACGGACCTCGCCCTGCTGTTGGGTATCTCCCACGTAGTGGTCCACGAAGGCCTCGCCGACACCGAATACCTCCAGGACCGCACCACCGGGTACCCTGCAATCGTTCGTAGCCTCGCCGCCTTCTGGCCGGAGCGCGTCCAGTCGATCACCGGCGTGCCCGCCACGCTCATCCGGGACACCGCCCGCCGCCTCGCCGACGGCGCCCGGCGCGGCGGCAGCTACATCCTGACCGGCCGCGGAGTCGAGCAGCACGTCGACGGTACGGATACCGCCACAGCCGCGATCAACCTCAGCCTCCTCTTGGGCCTGCCGGGTTCCGCCCGCAGCGGCTACGGCACACTGACGGGCCAAGGCAACGGCCAGGGTGGCCGCGAGCACGGCCAAAAGGCCGACCAGCTCCCCGGCTACCGCAAGATCACCGATCCCGCCGCCCGCGCCCACGTCGCCAAAGTGTGGGGCGTGGACGAATCACTCATCCCCGGCCCCGGGTTGCCGGCCGTGGAACTGTTGAAGTCCTTGGGACAGCCCGACGGCGTCCGTTGCCTTTTCGTTCACGGCGCCAACGTGGCGGTGTCAGCCCCCGACGCCGGTCCGGTGATCGAGGGCCTGCGCAGCCTGGACTTCCTCGTTGTCTGCGATTTCTTCATGTCCGAGACCGCGCTTGAAGCCGACCTCGTCCTCCCGGTCACCCAATGGGCCGAGGAAGAGGGCACCCTGACCAACCTCGAGGGCCGCGTGCTCCGCCGTCGAAAGGCGGTTACCCCTCCCCCGGGCGTCCGCAGCGAATTGTGGCTCATGGCCCGGCTCGCCGAATCGCTCGACGCGCCGTCCACGTTCAGCGACGATCCCGAGACGGTCTTCGAGGAGCTTCGGCTCGCCTCGGCAGGCGGCTTGGCCGACTACTCCGGAATCGACTACGCCATGCTGGATCGCGGAGAAGCCGCGTACTGGCCCTATCCCACCGGCAGTATGGGAACCCCGCGACTCTTCCTCGATAGCTTCGCGCACGCCGGTGGACGCGCGGTGATGGTCCCGGTGGCACCGCAGAAGCGGTCCCGGCGCTCCGCCGTCGTCGGCTCTGATCCCGATCCGCTGACGCTCGTCACCGGGCGATTGCTGGAACATTACCAATCGGGCGCCCAGACCCGCCGCGTGGCCGAACTCGCGGCCGCGCAGCCGGAGGCGCTCCTGCAGATCCACCCCGCGACGGCGGCCGTCAGGGACATCTCCAGCGGCGACTTTGTCCGGGTCTCCAACGAGCGCGGTGAGGTCCTGTGCAAAGTGGAGCTCAGCAACAGTATCCGGACGGACACCGTCTTCCTGCCTTTCCATTTCCCAGGACTGGGCAGCGCCAACCGTCTCACTGAGGCGGTCACGGATCCTATCTCCGGAATGCCGGAGTTCAAGACCAGCACGGTCTGGGTCCGGAAGGCGGCACTAGCAAATGTCGAATCGGCGTTGGCTGCCCAGTTGGCTGTGCTCTCCACAGCTGTACCAGCCGCAGCCGGCTTGTCAATGCAAGTCAAGGAGGCATCGTGAGCGAGCGCATTGTGGTGGTCGGGTTCGGACCGGTCGCGGCCCGGCTGGTGGACGAGCTTTTGCCCGCCGTGCGCAGCAGCCTGGTCCAGCTGCTGGTCGTCGGACAGGAAGCCGAAGCCGCGTACAACCGCGTCATGGTGGCGGAACTCGGCGTGGGGCGGACCACCGCGGAGGCACTCGCGATGGTGGACGCTAGCGACTTGGCGGCCGACGGCGTCGAGGTCCGGCTGGGCGTCACCGTCAAACGCATCGACCGTGCACGCCAGCAGGTTGTCCTTTCGGACGGAACCGCGCCTGGCTACGACCGCCTGGTGTTCGCCACCGGCTCGAGGCCCGTCATTCCGAACCTCACGGGTATCAACCCCGATCCGTCGCACCCTGTGCTCCCTTTAGGGGTGACGGCCCTCCGCGACCTCCGCGACGCAGGGCAATTGCGCGACGCCGTGACTGCCGGCAAGCGCGTGATCGTCCTCGGTGGCGGCGTGCTTGGCCTCGAAACGGCCCTGGCCGCGGCAGAAGAAGGCGCCCTGACCACGGTGGTGCACAACGGTTCCTTCCCACTGGGCCGCAATATCGACCGCGGCGGTGGAGCCGTTCTCGCGGCCAGCTTGCGCAACAGCGGGATCACCATGGTGGGCAACGCCCGCTCCACGGCTGTGGAACACAACGGTCCGGATGGCATGTTTTCCGCCCTTGTGCTCAACGACGGGTCACGGATCGAAGGCGACCTTCTTGTCCTTTCCTGCGGCGTTCGCCCACGGATCGAACTGGCCGAGGGGTGCGGGCTGCCTGCAGCCATCGGCATCCTCGTGGATCACTACCTGCGGACCTATCACGAGCCGCACATGTTCGCGATCGGCGACTGCGCCGAAGTCCGCTGCGCCGATGCCGAGTGCGCCGAATGCCGCACCGCACTGGGCCCGTCCGGGCTGGTGGGTCCGGGCTGGCGCCAGGCCGAGTGGCTTGCCGAGTACCTGATCCTCCTTGCCGAGGGCGGCCAGGAGGCTGCCGACAGCTTGGCGCCCCTGCCGCAGGAGAAGCCCGGCGTCGTGGTGTTGAAGGCGCGAGGCATGAACCTCGCGGTCGCTGGCGACAACAGCGCCGAGCCCTGGGATGACGAGAGTTTGTCCGTCGGTGTCTCCGAGGGGACGCCCCGGCGCCAGGTTGCTCAGTGGGCCGATCCCGAACACGGCCGCTACGTCAAAATGACGACGCGGGGCGGCGCGCTCGAGGGACTCGTCACCGTAGGCATGCCACGCACGGCCGCGGAGCTCGTGATGCTGTTCGAACGCGGCTCCGAGCTGCCCGCAGACCGTTCACTCCTGCTGCGCCTGGACGGCCCGGACCAGCTCGATTCTTCTGCTTCGAATGATGATCCGCAGCGCACGGTGTGCCGCTGCGCGGGTGTCAGCGGTGCGAGCATCGAGCAAGCCGTGCTGGATGGCTGCTCTTCCGTGCCGGAGGTGTCCAAAGCGACCCGCGCGGGAACGGGGTGTGGGGGGTGCCACGGGGACATCAAGGGGATAATTGAACGGCATTTCCAAGGGGTTGCGGCGTAAGTGGTTTGGGGGGCTCAGGCTATCCCTTCCCGGTTTGGGGGTGTGGTGGTCGCGCCGCGCCAAGTGAACACGCCCTCCCGGTCCTCGTCGGTGAGCGCTGCGGCGTCGAGCAAGCCTTTGAGATCGAATTTCGCCAAGGTATCCCGGAACGCGCCTTCGGTTGTTGTACCGTGTTGCCGGCACAGTTCCTCAAGCCTTGGTTCGGCGTTGTTTCGTTTGAAGTAGAGAGCTGTACCGACCAGCCCGTTGTCCCAGTAGTCGGCCCAGAACTCTTTGTTTTCCAAACCGTCAAGGTCAACGTGGATGGTGGTGAGCCAGCCAGGCCGTTCCCGCACGTCTGTGTTGCGCTCGCCTTGCTGACGAAGGTCGACCACGGTGCGGATCCCGGCATCATGTATCTGCTGCCATCCGTTGCCAGTGATCCAATCGACGTTCTCGCTCCGGAAGAACACGCCCCTTGGAGTGACCGTCCCATCTACGCGCCGTAGACCGCCGAGGTCGCGTCCATTGACCAAGCCGTCAACTTTGAGTGTGCGATCTTCCTTTCCTCTCGGACCCCCCATGGCCCTAGTAAACCAGAGAGCGCCCAAGGGCAGAGCAGCTACTTGGGTTGTCGTGCGGACTGGGAAAGGCTCGGTCAGCTGTCCGGCATAGACCGAGTTGAATCGGCTGTCAGTTGTTCGTGGACAATCTGCCAGCCTTCGTGTGTGCGCATGAAGACGTTGGTGCCGCGTCCTCTTCCGACGTGTTGCTGCCCGTCGATAATTCCCGTCCAGGAGAATCGGTAGCGGCACACGGCGGCTTCCTCCTGCACCAGCACCCACGTCAATTCGTCGACGACGTATCGCTCGTCCCGAATTGCCAAGGAAGGTCGCCTCGATGGCTGCCCAGACCTCATCCCGCCCCTCGTGAGATCCGTCTGAGAACCAGTAGGTAGCGTCCCTGTCTATGTACGGAAGAACCCGCTCGATGTCGTGCGTGTTGTTGGCCGCCTCATACCCGCGCCTTACAGCTGTGAGTTCATCGACGTACTCTCGCACAGGCAGGTCACACCGAAGCACTAGGTAACACGTGGAAGTAGCGGTTTTTGCGTGGTTGTTGCCGTGGGTCGATGTGGGGTGGCGGGATGAACCAGGGCACGCCTGCCTGGACCTGAATGTGCCACTCTTCCTTGTGGATGAGGTGGTGGTGGTGGCTACAGAGGAGCGTGCCGTTCTCGACGCTGCTTGGTCCACCCCTGGACCAGTACGTGATGTGGTGGGCTTCGCACCACGGGGCCGGCATCGTGCATGAGGGGAAAGCGCAGCCTTTGTCCCGGGCGGTGATGGCCTTACGGATGTGGGGAGGGAAGATCCGGGAGGCCCGGCCGATGTCCAGCACCTGGCCTTCCCCGCCCAGGACGACGGGAATGATGTCCGCATCGCAGGCGATCTTCCGCAACGTGGCCGCCGGGACCGGACCGCTGAACGTAAAACTCCCTGTGCCCTGTTGCGGCCCGCCGGAGCGCCCCGGTTGTCCGGATTGCCCGAGGAACGTGAGCTGCCCGGCTTCCTTCAGTGGTGTCAGCAGGTCGCGGTGGTCGATGGTGGCCATGATCTGGGGGCGCTGGCCTCCGGCCGCGGGCAGCGCCCCGGTGGCGAGGGCAATCTTGCAGGCGCCCAGCAACCCGTCCAGGAGTTTCTGCGCCCTCGTGCGGCGGTCCAGGGACGCGGCATCATCGTCGCTTGAATCACCCGGCCGGCCGTCTGCCGGAGCGTTTGACGACTCGCTCCCGCCGCCCGCGTCCGCCTGCTCGTCCCCGGGTCCTGGCTCCCGGGACGCGCGGGTCCGGGGATTGGCGGCGGTGTTCATCACGGTGAGCAGGTGCTCGTATTGGTCCTGGGTGGCGAAGATTTCCACATGCTGCAGCCCGTGTTTGGGTTTGCGGAGGAAGGCGCCTTGGAGGTGGCGCAGGGCTTCCTCGGCGGGCTCGGCACCGTCCTGGTCGATGGCTTCGGTCCAGCGGCGGGCGATCCTGGCCAGGAAATCGGCATCGTTCTCGACCGCTGTCATCGTCAGCGCGTGTTCCATGTCCGCGGCCGCCTCGGGGCTGCACAGGGGCCGGACGCGTTCCAGCGCCATGGTGATCGTGGTGGCCGGACGGGACGCGATGCTCCCGCAAGCCAACGCCGCGGCCACTTCCCCGTACCGCGGCTGGATCCCTTGCCCTGTGAGGGAGCGGCCGGGCAGCAGGTCCTCCGCCAGGGCAAGGCGGCGGCGCGCCTCGGCCGCGCTGATCCGCAGCAGCGAGCGCAGGTGCTCACCGGTGTTCCTGAACTCCCGGAACCCGGCCCGGACGTCCTCCGCAGCGAGACCGCCGCTCTCGACGCCGGCACAGGGGCCGGCTGCCTCCACTTCCGTTCCGGGGGTGCCGGCACCATTGATGGAGCCGTCCGCCCGGGCTTCGGCTCCCCAGCCGCTCGTCCAGCCGGTCCCGCCGGCCGGCTCCTGCTGGCGCACCTTGTGCAACTGCCCCGCGGCGACGACCTGCAAATAGTCCAGGGTGCGGGAGAGTTCCTCCACACCGAAGGCAAACGCGGCGGAGTCCTGCAACCCCAGAGGCCCGACGTCGTCGACCGCCGTCCGCGCCAGCGACTGCAACGCCGCAAGAGCCCCCTCCAGAACCCGCTGCGGACCGCCGCGATCGCCGCCGCGATCCTCACCCGGATCCAGCAGAGCGAGCCGCCGCGGCACCGGCGCTTGACCAACCGTGGGCACCCTCCGCAGCGCCCGCACCCCAGGGGACACCACAAACCGGCCACCGGGCGCGGCGCCCTGGCGGCTGGTGAGATGTCCGATGGCTTCCATGGCAATACTCTGCCAGCAGGCACCGACAAAATAGCCCGCCCACCCGCGTCCGTGGCGCGTAATCCTCAAAGCACTCAATTCACCGACCGAGACTTCGGCCTCGCCACCGATCGCGAAAGTGAGCATTGGCGAGGTGTGGCCAAAATCGGCATTGGCGAGAACGGGCAAGCCTGCCAGAGCAGGTTGTTTGGCCACGATCAACGCCAGCAGATCCCGGCTCATTCGGCTTGCCTGCTGAAAGCGGCCTATCACGAGACCCCGAATGCCCCCTGCCCCTGGCATCTGCAGCAGCGACGCCAGGTCCCGCGCAAATGTGGCTGGGTGGCTTTCGAAGTCGTCCTCCAAGAAGAGGAGTGCCCCTTCCAAAGAGGGCATGTTGGCCGTTCCCTGCAGAAGATTCAGGGTGCAGGGATTTCCGCCCACGATCCGCCCGCTCGCCGTACCGTCTTGCAACGGCCACCAACCATCGCTCGGAATCGGCGTCCGAGCGTCTTGGTCTCGGAACCACGCGTCGTCGGTCCAAGCCGATGCCGGACGCAGTTCCATGGGAGCTTCGGCAAACAGCGCGTCCAGGAACCAGGCCTGGGTCTCCTCGAAGTGGTCCCGCATGCCGAACGTGGACCAGTGCGGCCCGGAATAGGTCGCCAGTCCGGTTCGGGCATGGATCGCGTTTTGAAGAGCCGTGATGTTCGAGTAGCCACACAGTATCTTCGGGTTCGCCGCGATGAGCTCCCAGTCGAGATACGGAAGCAATTCGTTGCTGCTGAATCCACCTATCACGGTCAGGATTCCCGCTATTTCCGGATCCGAGAAGGCCGCATGAAGATCATCGACGCGTGACTGCACCGACGACGAAAGAAGTCCATCCATTTCGTCGACGTGCTCCCCGAAGGAAAGCCGCAGACCCATCTCCGCGAATCGCCTCTCGATGTGGCTCGTGTTGTCGTGCCGCTATGACACGGGGCTTCTGCTCATTCGGAGTCCCAACGAGCCGGTCCCGCTCCACAACGGTTGATTTATGAGCCGCTGAGAAGTTCTTCAGTGCCTGCCCAAAGGCGCGCCTGCATCGCTGAGTCACCCCCGGGATGGACAGGGGTGAGTCGGCGGGTGTTCTTGACGGTGTAGTAGCCACCGGACTGCCCGGGAAAAACGGGGTCTGTGGCTAGTTTCACGATGAGGCCGGCGCCACGGGCCGGGTCGCCGATGTGGAGCGCGGAGAGGATCTTCTCGAGTCTGGCGGCGAAACCGAGTTCACGGCCGAGTCCGGTGACATTGAAACCCGGGTCCAGGCAGTTGGCGGTCAACCCAGTCCCGTCGAGGCGGCGAGCGAGTTCGAGGGTGAACATGATGTCGAGGAGCTTGCTCTTGCCATAGAGCCGAGACGACCCCCGCGCGGTGAAAGGAGCCGTGTCCGTCAGGTCCGACGGGAGGGTGAGTGTTCCGTGCCGCCGGGAAGCCTCGGACGCGACGTTGACGATGCGTGCGCCGGGAGTCGCCTTCAAGGTGGCGAGGAGTTCCTGCGTGAGGATCCACGGGGCGAAGTAGTTGACGGCGACCATTTCGGGATAGCCGTCCGGGGTGATTCTCTGTTCGAAGGCGTGGAGGCCGGCGTTGTTGATCAACACGTCGATCCGCGCGTAGTGGGCGGCGATTTCGCGGCCGACGCGGCGAACGTCCGCAGTCCGAGCGAAGTCGGCTATGAAGATCTCGACTTCTGTCCCAGGCGCGGCCATTTCGATGCATGCTGCGGTTGCGGCTGCGCGCTCAGGACTTCTGCCAGTGAGCCCGAGGCGCGCGCCCTGTTTAGCGAGCTCGATCGCCGCGAGGCGTCCGAGGCCGCTTGTTGCTCCGGTGATGACGATTGTCGGTGCTTCAGACGGCGACCCGGGTACGGACATGGACACTCCTCGAGGGCAGGCTTGCCCCACTCAGATATAGTGGGTATTTCCAAATCATAAGAAGTTGATGGGTAAATGTCTACTAAATTCGCTGATCGCATGTCGGACGATGCATCACGTCGAGACCTCGAGCTGGCACTCGGCGTCGAGCTCAACGCGCTCCTCAGCGCTTCCCGGGCGCTCACCGAGCGGAGCGCGGCCGCATTCCACCCGGCGCTGCAGCCTGCCGCGTTTCACCTAGCACGTTGGCTTTACGCCTACGGCCCCGCGAAGCCCAGCACACTTGCCGAAGCCGTCGCGATGGACAGGAGCTCCACCAGCAGCCTCATCGGACGCATGAAGGACCTCAAATTGCTCGAGAGCACGCCGGACCCCGACGACAAGAGAGCGGTGATCATCGCACTAACGCCCGCAGGGGAAGCACAAGTGCGCAAAGCGCTCGACGTTCGCGGAACGACATTCTTCGAACGCACCGCGCACTGGTCCACTGATGACCTCCACACATTCACCGCCCTGCTTCACGCTTTCAACTCCCCTCAGGGATAAGCGGACCGCAGGCGAGATGGTGGGGCCGAAGACAGCGAAAGGGTCCAACGGCAACTCACCGTCGAACCCTTTTCACCTCAGAAAGGCTTACATATGCACGTGCAGCCGTCGCGCCGCCTCCGAGATGGACCCGGTCAGCGAGGGGTACACCGTAAAGGTGCTCGCGACGTCGTCGACGTGCAGTTTCTGCTTCACCGCAACGGCGATCGGGAAGATCAGCTCAGAAGCGTTCGGCCCCACGACGACGCCGCCGATCACAGTGCCCGAACCCTTGCGCGCGATGATCTTGACGAAGCCGTCCTTCGAGTTGCGCATCTTGGCGCGGGCGTTGCTCAGCAGGGAGAGCATGACCACGTCGCCCTGGTACTTGCCCGATTCGAGGTCTGCCTCGGAGACGCCCACAGAGGCGATCTCAGGTGAAGTGAAGATGTTGGAGGCCACTTGCCGGAGCTTGATCGGCATGACGGCATCGCCCAGGAAGTGCGCAACCGCAATGCGGCCCTGCATGGCAGCGACCGAGGCGAGGGCCAGGATCCCTGTGCAGTCGCCTGCGGCGTAGATGTTCGGCGCGGTGGTGCGGGAGACGCCGTCGACCTTGATGTGACCGGACTCCGTGACAGCCACGCCCGCCTCTTCCAGCCCGATTCCGGCCGTGTTGGGGATGGAGCCAACACAGACGAGGCAGTGGCTGCCCGACACGGTGCTGCCGTCGCCGAGCGTCACCTTCACGCCGGCGTCGGTCCTTTCGACGGCCTCCGCGCGTGAGCGCGACAAAACGCGCACGCCGCGGCGCTTGAAGACACCTTCAAGGACCTGGGCCGCGTCGGTGTCCGAGCCGGGCAGAACCTGGTCGCGGCTCGAAATCAGGGTGACGTTCGAGCCAAGGCCGTTGTAGGCAGAAGCGAATTCGGCGCCGGTAACGCCGGAACCGACGACGATCAGGTCTTCCGGAAGTTCCTCAAGGTTGTAGATCTGCGCCCAGTTCAGGATGCGCTCACCGTCGGGCCTGGCCGTGGGGAGTTCGCGGGGGTGGGCGCCGACGGCGAGAAGAATGGCGTCGGCCGTAATCGTCTTGACGCCGTCCGCCGTGATGACCTCGATGGTGTGGTTGTCGAGGAGCTTTCCGGAGCCCATCAGGATCTCTACGCCAAGGTGCTCAAGGCCCACCCGGATGTCGTCGGACTGCTCCCGCGCGAGGTGCAGGACGCGGTCATTGATGTGGCCCAGGTCCGCGCGCATGCGGGGCACTACATCGCTGCCGTCGACGGCGAACTTGACTCCCAGCTCCCCCGCCTCGCCGACGCGGGTCATGAGATCCGCCGTCGCGATCAGGGTTTTGGAAGGTACGACGTCGGTGAGGACGGCTGAGCCGCCGAGCCCGGCGCGCTCGATGAGGGTTACCCGCGCTCCCAAGTGCGCCGCGACCATGGCCGCTTCATACCCGCCTGGACCTCCGCCCAGGATCGCGATTCGTGGTGAGCTGAAGTCAGGATGCATGGTCACAATGTTCAATTCTCACTTAATGCCGGCGGACCTGCCACTAAGCCCCACCTGAGAACGCCCGCAGAGGCCGTTTGCTTGCCCCACAGCGCCCTGTTCAACAGCGCGCGCGGCACTGTAGTTTGTACCAGTGAGTAACACAGAGCTGATCAAAACAGACCCATTCGAGGCCGCCAAAGCTGCGGCCGACTACATCGCGGCGGAGACCGGCGTCGAATCCCACGACGTCGCGCTCGTGCTCGGCTCAGGCTGGGGCGCGGCTGCGGATCTCATAGGCGAAACGACGGCGACCCTCACGGCGTCGGAAGTTCCCGGCTTCCACGCTCCTGCCGTTGAGGGGCATGTGGGCACGATCCGCTCGGTCCTGACGAAGGAAGGCAAGCGGGCCCTCGTTCTCGGCGCGCGTACCCACTACTACGAAGGCAAAGGCGTTCGCGCAGTGGTCCACGGCGTTCGCACAGCCGCGGCAGCCGGATGCAAGACCCTCGTGGTGACCAACGGCTGCGGCGGCCTGAACGAAGCCTGGACCCCCGGCACTCCCGTGCTGATCAGTGACCACATCAACCTGACGGCGGCTTCTCCGCTTGAAGGTGCCACCTTCGTGGACCTCACAGACCTGTACTCCTCGCGCATCCGCGGCCTGGCCCGCGAAGTGGATCCCACGCTCGACGAAGGCGTCTACGCCCAGTTCACAGGCCCGCACTACGAAACTCCGGCTGAGGTCCAATACGCCAAGCGAATCGGCGCGGACTTGGTGGGCATGTCCACCGCTTTGGAAGCCATCGCCGCCCGGCACGCAGGCATGGAGGTCTTCGGCATCTCCCTCGTGACCAACCTCGCCGCAGGCATCAGCCCGGTACCGCTGAGCCACCAGGAAGTCATCGAGGCGGGCCAGACGGCGGGCGCACGCATTTCGCGCCTCCTGGCGGACATCATCGCCAAGCTCTGATCGAGTAGCCAGGGAGCCAAGGCTCCCCGGCTATTCCGGAGTTCGTCGCACAGTAGAATTTGAGTGATTCTCCGCCGTAGCGCTCGAACCGGAAAGGACCGCCGATGACGACATCCGCGCCTTTCCGGGTTTTGCGAACGGGCCTGATCGGTTCAATCATTCTTGGCTTCGCCGCGGGTGGGCACTTGGCCGGTGGCGGAATCCTCCCGGCGCCGGCCATTTTGACGGCGCTGTGTGCCCTGACAATCCTCCCTGTCGCCATACTGACGCGCACCCGCCTTTCGCTGCCCGTCGTCGCGGGGCTGCTGGGTGCCGGGCAGCTCTGCCTTCACTGGGCTTTCTGCGCCCTGTCCGGGACTTCCTCCGCAGCGCAGCTTCAGTCCGGGCATGCAGGACATATTTCCTTGGGGCCAGCTCCGGAAACCGTAAGCGCCATCGCCTCGACCCACTCCGCGGCAAGCGACTGGCAAATGCTCGCGGCGCACGCAGTCGCAACCTTGGGCACGGCGCTGGTGCTCGCACGGGGCGAACAAGCACTATGGGCCCTGGCGGCGTGGCTGCGCCCGTTGGTCCACCTGCCTGCTCCAACAGCGGTCCAGCCACTTCGCACCCCCGCCCCCTGCTCGGCCCCGGCCGTGCGTCCTCGTGCCCTTCCCGGCCTTCGGCTTCCCTCCCGGCGCGGTCCACCAGCCCTGGTTTCCGCCGCCTAAGACTCTCCCCTTTCACCTACGGGCAGGGACAGGCGGCAACCCGCTGCCTTCACCGGGCCGGACCTACGTCCACCCCGGTCCCTGACCGCTTTTCCTTTGTGAAAGGGCACCATTGCCATGAAGACCTCCCACCGCCGCACCCTCAAAACCGCCTGCGCCGCCACGATGGCCGCCGGGCTGCTCGCGTTCGGCGTCTCAGCCGCCTCCGCACACGTCAACGTCAATCCCGACGACCCCGCAGCGGGCGGCTACACCCACCTGACCTTCAACGTCCCCAACGAGTCCCCGACGGCCAAGACCAGCAAGCTCGAAGTCTCACTCCCCACGGACACACCCTTCAACTCGGTGTCAGTCAAACCGGTCGAGGGCTGGACGGCCGAGCTGGTCACCACCGCCCTGCCCAAACCCGTCACGGTCGCAGGGGCAACGGTGACCAAGGCGGTCAGTTCGGTGGTGTGGACCGCGGACGCCGCACACCAGATCGGGCAGGACCAATACCAGGCGTTCTCGATCTCCGTGGGTGTGCTGCCCGACGCCGGCACCACCGTGACGCTGCCAGCGACCCAGACGTACACCGACGGCACAGTAGTGAAGTGGGACGAGAAGACCGTCGAGGGACAGCCCGAGCCCGAGCACCCGGCTCCCTCGTTCGTGACGACCGCCAGTGATGCAGCCGCATCGGCGGCTCCCATTTCCTCCCCGTCCGCGACTCCGGCTCCGTCAGCTGCGGCATCGACGACATCCAGTGACGCAGGATCCACGGCCGGCTGGTTCGGCCTGGCA is part of the Arthrobacter ramosus genome and harbors:
- a CDS encoding SDR family NAD(P)-dependent oxidoreductase gives rise to the protein MSVPGSPSEAPTIVITGATSGLGRLAAIELAKQGARLGLTGRSPERAAATAACIEMAAPGTEVEIFIADFARTADVRRVGREIAAHYARIDVLINNAGLHAFEQRITPDGYPEMVAVNYFAPWILTQELLATLKATPGARIVNVASEASRRHGTLTLPSDLTDTAPFTARGSSRLYGKSKLLDIMFTLELARRLDGTGLTANCLDPGFNVTGLGRELGFAARLEKILSALHIGDPARGAGLIVKLATDPVFPGQSGGYYTVKNTRRLTPVHPGGDSAMQARLWAGTEELLSGS
- a CDS encoding MarR family winged helix-turn-helix transcriptional regulator encodes the protein MSTKFADRMSDDASRRDLELALGVELNALLSASRALTERSAAAFHPALQPAAFHLARWLYAYGPAKPSTLAEAVAMDRSSTSSLIGRMKDLKLLESTPDPDDKRAVIIALTPAGEAQVRKALDVRGTTFFERTAHWSTDDLHTFTALLHAFNSPQG
- a CDS encoding NAD(P)H-quinone dehydrogenase yields the protein MTMHPDFSSPRIAILGGGPGGYEAAMVAAHLGARVTLIERAGLGGSAVLTDVVPSKTLIATADLMTRVGEAGELGVKFAVDGSDVVPRMRADLGHINDRVLHLAREQSDDIRVGLEHLGVEILMGSGKLLDNHTIEVITADGVKTITADAILLAVGAHPRELPTARPDGERILNWAQIYNLEELPEDLIVVGSGVTGAEFASAYNGLGSNVTLISSRDQVLPGSDTDAAQVLEGVFKRRGVRVLSRSRAEAVERTDAGVKVTLGDGSTVSGSHCLVCVGSIPNTAGIGLEEAGVAVTESGHIKVDGVSRTTAPNIYAAGDCTGILALASVAAMQGRIAVAHFLGDAVMPIKLRQVASNIFTSPEIASVGVSEADLESGKYQGDVVMLSLLSNARAKMRNSKDGFVKIIARKGSGTVIGGVVVGPNASELIFPIAVAVKQKLHVDDVASTFTVYPSLTGSISEAARRLHVHM
- a CDS encoding purine-nucleoside phosphorylase → MKTDPFEAAKAAADYIAAETGVESHDVALVLGSGWGAAADLIGETTATLTASEVPGFHAPAVEGHVGTIRSVLTKEGKRALVLGARTHYYEGKGVRAVVHGVRTAAAAGCKTLVVTNGCGGLNEAWTPGTPVLISDHINLTAASPLEGATFVDLTDLYSSRIRGLAREVDPTLDEGVYAQFTGPHYETPAEVQYAKRIGADLVGMSTALEAIAARHAGMEVFGISLVTNLAAGISPVPLSHQEVIEAGQTAGARISRLLADIIAKL
- a CDS encoding YcnI family protein translates to MKTSHRRTLKTACAATMAAGLLAFGVSAASAHVNVNPDDPAAGGYTHLTFNVPNESPTAKTSKLEVSLPTDTPFNSVSVKPVEGWTAELVTTALPKPVTVAGATVTKAVSSVVWTADAAHQIGQDQYQAFSISVGVLPDAGTTVTLPATQTYTDGTVVKWDEKTVEGQPEPEHPAPSFVTTASDAAASAAPISSPSATPAPSAAASTTSSDAGSTAGWFGLAAGLIGLAAGVTALARTRSTKTK